The sequence below is a genomic window from Mugil cephalus isolate CIBA_MC_2020 chromosome 14, CIBA_Mcephalus_1.1, whole genome shotgun sequence.
AGAGCACGAGCGCCACGCCAACCATAGCCATGGAGTCTTCGATGGAGGGACCACTGAACCCTGAACgggaaaaaaacgaaaaacaactTCTAACTGGTTTCCAAACATCTGACGTTCATCTTTATGTTAGCATGCatggaaattattattttggacCAGGACCTTCAGTTACAGCATGAGgcataattgaaaaaaaaaaaagtttgcaggACTGGAGTTGCATGTTTTTACTGCTGCATATCAAAATGACTTTAAGGATTTAAATCTATTGTTGAGtgaaatctgaatctgaaatccAGTTCATTTTTCACTGAACGTagttaaaatacttaaaaaactgtcttgtctcttttctctaCTTCTACTTTAACAAACTCCCTTCCACATTACCGATGAGGTTGAGGGTCACACTGGTCCGCCGTGTCCCCCCGGGATGGACGGCCATGCAGGTGACCTCCCCTCCTCTGCCCAGATCCAGTTTAGACGTGTCCAGCTCCAGACGGGTGCTCTGGCTCAGGGTGCCGTCCCAGGCCTGCTTGTGGCCCGTGACGCTGCCCGATCCTAAGGGGATAATTTTCCCGTCGGCCCCTTTAAACTCCCAGCTCAGCTCCAGGGTTAAGGGGGCGAAGCCGGACGCTTCACACTGGATGTTCAAGGTCTGACCCGGGACAGTGAGGGGCAGAGGGGAGGGCTGGATAGAGAGAGACGGGGGCTCTGGGtagaggaggagataaaaataagaaaaacgtGAAAAGAGTGAAGGTTTACtgatatttttgcacatttatttggaaaaaaacagagagtaGATGATGATTAAGTAAAAGGATTCCCTCACCTATGATCTCGAGCTCTATTGCCACCTGAGCCACCAGGTAGGGCAGGAACACCGTGCAGATATACGTCCCGGAGTGACGCACTTCGGCCTCCTGCAGGATCAGCGACGCGTTTCCCTTCTCGTGCAAAGCCTCGAAGTCCAGCGTGGCCCCTTTCTCCTGCGTGTCGGCCAGGCGGTCCGTCTTGCCATCATAGCCCAGAATGAGTCGCCCGCTGCCCCTGAACTGGTAGCGCCACTCCACAGCGAAACCTTTCCCggacagaggagaggacgggTCGGCCCAGAAGCCGCAGTCCAGCAGCACCGGCTCCCCGAGCCTGGACTGAACCGACATCGTTTTGCTGGTCACGCTCAGGATCACTGAGGACACAGACGCAGACTGTGAGGTAAATCATCCGCTCAGTTACAATCAACCTTTCTGTAAACACGTTTTATTCTCCCACCATTCTGCTCTTTGGATCCTGTAGGGGCACGCGTGATAGTAGAAACGCCCAGTGGTTCCTTGAGGCCCTGGAAAGCGGCTGAAAACCAGTCGGCCTGCAGGTACACGGGGCTGAAGGCTGACTCTGTGAGCGGAAGGACCCACTGGAGGCTGGAGGGCTGCGGCAGGAAGGGGTTGATCTCACAGCGGGGCTTCTCGACGGAGCCTCTGGGAGGGTTGAGGGAGCGGTGGCAGAGAGTGGCAGCCGGGTCTGAGGAGACAGGAGTCATGGTAGCACATAGATGACGCTCTCAGACCCTCACTTTACTAATGCACACTACAAACAACACACTAATACTGATCACCGTGAACTAACCGGTGATGAAGTAGATTCTGTCAGGGCTGATGTCGGATGGAGACTTGTGGCTCTCTGTGCTCTGTGGGTCAGTCCTGATGTGAAGTAGTGATTTCTCCTGGCTCGTTGCTCCGGTCAAGCCTCCCCCTCGACCCGCTTTCTCCTGCACAAACCAGCACTCCATCACcggacagctgctgctgctgcaggcttCAGCAAACAGACATTAAAGAATAGTTACAATTAATCGAAATGCAACTTTATTCTGTAGTGTATGTTGCAACATACTAATCTAAATGAGTCAGTTGCACAAAGCAGGAAATTAAAGTCTAGCACTCGGTGGGAATGCAACATAAACCACAGGgtgaaaaaaagcacatttataAAATCAAAAGTAAAACTATAATTTTCTTCTGAACCAAAAACTCCACCCTGTTGCTTTCAGTCTTCACTCTTGGTGTCAACGTTCGAACGCAGTTCAGcctgtagtttttatttttctacttatACATCATTTAGGTCATAAAACGTCAtgataatataatttaaaaaaaaaataattaaagaatcAAACTTCTTTACTGAAagtttaaagaagacaaaattaATACTGTTGCTATAATAATCATTCTGGCCACGAGGGGGCGGGGTACAGATCACGTTACTGACGATTCAGACGAAACTTCACTTAGAAATATGTCGTTTTTAATCCAAAAGGgtagaaattacatttatataagAATATAACAATATTTAAGATGTTCGACCTCGTATATGGGCCTTATGGTAAATTCGGCATATAGATATTACTTTTGTTCTTAAAGGATGATGTTTAAGTTAAATATTAGTAAGTGGAAGTTTGACTCGTATGAGTCTGCAAAAGGTCttactttaaaaaacatctataacatgttttttctgtttcgtGTATCGGCTACAACAGCAAACATTCGCCTACCTTGGATGAAGCAGGTTACAGCAACCAGGCTCAGTTTATAAATTGTAGAAAAGTCCGTCATGATTGTGCGTATTCCGTCTGTTCGCAGGTTCTCTTCTCTGCTTCTAGCAGACGCAATAAACGGACTATAGATGGGTGGTTTTCCCCCCGAAAACCCAGTCTTCgttttactttcacttttacCGAGTCCAGCACAGTTAGACGGTTAATCTCCAATtatactttcaaaataacataataaaatatatatatcatctaTGGTCGGCCACAAAAATCATTTAATGTCtggaatctaaaaaaaataaaacaaataaggaAGACAGATCGGTCTACGCTTAAATCCTACGTCTCGTAGTTCTCATGTTTCACCGCTAGATGGCGCCCTGCACCAGCCAAAAATTAGTTCTCCTCGTGCGGCCTTTCTGCATTTCCTTGATCTCCCTCTCTGCTAAAAATGGCCACAGCATGAGTCAGTGTGGTTTATGTGCAACATGACTCATGATCTGAcccagaagagaaagaagaaaggttGACATAATCCAGTCTGTGACAACAACAAAGGTCAAATGAGGAcgagagaagcagaaaatgttATATTCTGACAAGAATATATgcaaatttagtttttataagAAGCTTCCATTAAGTCCATTAAACAGTGTGGCGTCTCTTACATATTTAAAGtctgttaaatgtgtttttagggGAGCGAGGAACTTGAACTGGTGACAATTTAAATACCTTGGAGTCATATTGGACTCAACACATACTTTTAAATTGCAGATAAAGACGGTCCCTAACAACATCACTTTTAATGCTCCAAATGCTCTGTCAGTTCAGGGAAGTTTAAACCGGAACTAACTATCCATCAACATAAAAGAAAGTCCAAATTTTGGTTCTTTTAAAGTTCAACTTAAATGTTGGATCCAACTCAACCAAACCTGTGAAC
It includes:
- the LOC125019869 gene encoding tapasin-like is translated as MTDFSTIYKLSLVAVTCFIQACSSSSCPVMECWFVQEKAGRGGGLTGATSQEKSLLHIRTDPQSTESHKSPSDISPDRIYFITDPAATLCHRSLNPPRGSVEKPRCEINPFLPQPSSLQWVLPLTESAFSPVYLQADWFSAAFQGLKEPLGVSTITRAPTGSKEQNVILSVTSKTMSVQSRLGEPVLLDCGFWADPSSPLSGKGFAVEWRYQFRGSGRLILGYDGKTDRLADTQEKGATLDFEALHEKGNASLILQEAEVRHSGTYICTVFLPYLVAQVAIELEIIEPPSLSIQPSPLPLTVPGQTLNIQCEASGFAPLTLELSWEFKGADGKIIPLGSGSVTGHKQAWDGTLSQSTRLELDTSKLDLGRGGEVTCMAVHPGGTRRTSVTLNLIGFSGPSIEDSMAMVGVALVLYGLIKFVSWTFTSSGSGEADKQEKKKK